In a genomic window of Cryptococcus depauperatus CBS 7841 chromosome 8, complete sequence:
- a CDS encoding mitochondrial Rho GTPase 1, whose amino-acid sequence MPRRDLVRIVLVGDDGVGKSSIITSLIKESFVTNVPHVVPEVTIPPEITPGNFTTSIIDTSASPRSRSHLLNSISRAHVICLVYSIDDPSSFDRVAEYWLPLFRREGINVPVILVGNKIDLRGGRVTNQGLEDESAPIMREFKEVETVVECSALLPLNVSEVFYFAQKAVLHPTAPLYDSREHTLKPKCLEALKRIFKISDVDKDGLLNSHELNQFQQKCFSTPLQSQELEGILAIVRSYDPSAVLSIPTPASIPSTPLLRELNYGQLASPTQSPSPPQEGITELGFLYLHTMFIQQGRMETTWTVLRKFGYGESLDLREDFLTPRFDVSYDCSVELSPLGNQFLTDIFEAYDKDQDGALSQHELDDLFSTSPGNPWLSQGFPDTTITDDMGRVTLQGWLAQWSMTTLLDHKTTLNYLAYLGYSSSPATDLPTPTALHVTRPRKQDRRQRKVARNVFLCYVLGATGSGKTSLLRSFVSKPFRGGESGIGGYEPTTKVMSVVNSVEIDGAEKYLVLQEFGSKYESETLRNSKWLDMADIIIYVHDSSDTNSFSYISNLRQQYSLDNIPTIFVATKSDLDLAQQRHEVQPDVYCRRLGLPPPIAVSARSGQLLNLWAAITRVALNPTPSIPKGLSSSLSPAQRIRLIAGWGLAGMTISAVVAAYMRWQGYSFRGIWAWMIKAVALRT is encoded by the exons ATGCCCCGACGTGATTTGGTCCGCATCGTTCTCGTGGGAGATG ATGGAGTCGGCAAGTCCTCCATCATAACTTCGCTCATTAAAGAATCTTTTGTCACCAAT GTCCCTCATGTCGTCCCAGAGGTCACTATACCTCCAGAGATAACGCCAGGAAACTTCACAACCTCAATTATCGATACATCAG CGAGTCCACGTTCAAGGTCACACCTCCTCAACTCCATATCTCGCGCTCATGTAATATGTCTTGTATATTCTATTGACGACCCCAGCTCGTTTGACCGCGTGGCAGAATACTGGCTACCACTTTTTCGAAGAGAAGGCATCAAT GTGCCTGTCATCCTCGTTGGGAACAAGATTGATTTGAGAGGCGGTCGTGTGACAAATCAAGGGCTGGAAGACGAAAGTGCGCCAATAATGCGAGAATTCAAG GAGGTAGAGACTGTTGTTGAATGCTCGGCTTTATTACCTCTGAACGTATCGGAAGTGTTTTACTTTGCCCAAAAAGCAGTTTTACACCCAACAGCTCCTCTTTATGACTCCCGAGAACAT ACCCTTAAACCAAAATGTCTTGAGGCGCTGAAACGGATATTCAAGATATCGgatgttgacaaagatggtCTCCTAAATTCTCACGAGCTTAATCAATTCCAG CAAAAATGTTTCTCTACCCCACTTCAATCCCAAGAACTCGAAGGGATCTTAGCCATTGTCCGCTCATATGATCCATCAGCTGTTTTGTCTATCCCAACCCCTGCTTCGATTCCCTCTACGCCCCTTCTTCGAGAACTGAATTACGGACAGCTAGCCTCTCCCACACAATCACCCTCACCTCCTCAAGAAGGTATAACAGAGTTAGGGTTTCTGTATCTACATACAATGTTCATTCAACAGGGAAGGATGGAAACTACGTGGACAGTACTGAGAAAATTCGGCTACGGAGAGTCTCTAGATTTACGGGAGGATTTCTTGACCCCGAGATTTGACGTGTCATATGATTGCTCAGTTGAGCTCTCGCCTTTAGGCAATCAATTTCTCACCGATATCTTTGAAGCATACGATAAAGATCAAGACGGTGCTTTATCCCAACACGAACTCGATGATCTATTCTCTACGTCACCAGGAAACCCGTGGTTGAGTCAAGGATTCCCCGATACAACCATTACAGATGATATGGGAAGAGTAACGTTGCAAGGGTGGCTGGCTCAATGGAGCATGACAACATTACTGGACCACAAGACGACTCTCAACTATCTTGCATA TCTCGGTTACTCATCATCTCCGGCTACAGATCTTCCTACTCCAACAGCCCTTCACGTTACTCGTCCAAGGAAACAAGACCGTcgacaaagaaaagttgcaCGCAATGTCTTTTTGTGCTATGTCCTAGGCGCCACAGGATCAGGCAAGACTAGCCTTTTGAGGTCATTTGTCAGCAAACCCTTCAGAGGTGGTGAGAGTGGTATTGGAGGTTATGAACCGACAACGAAGGTAATGAGTGTTGTGAATAGCGTAGAAATTGACGGGGCCGAAAAGTATCTTGTG TTGCAGGAATTTGGATCCAAGTATGAGAGCGAGACATTACGGAATAGTAAATGGTTGGATATGGCAGATATTATTATATACGTTCATGATTCAAGTGATACCAACTCATTTTCGTACATTTCTAACCTTCGA CAACAATACTCTTTAGACAATATTCCCACCATCTTCGTGGCCACAAAGTCTGATCTTGACCTTGCTCAACAACGACACGAGGTCCAACCCGATGTCTACTGTCGTCGTCTGGGACTGCCTCCTCCAATCGCGGTCTCGGCTCGTTCGGGACAGTTACTAAACTTATGGGCGGCCATTACTCGCGTTGCTCTCAATCCTACACCTTCTATACCAAAAGGACTAAGCTCTTCATTGTCACCAGCTCAGAGAATTAGATTAATTGCCGGATGGGGTCTGGCTGGGATGACAATTAGTGCGGTTGTAGCAGCCTATATGAGGTGGCAAGGATACAGCTTCCGAGGGATTTGGGCATGGATGATAAAGGCTGTGGCTCTACGAACATAG
- a CDS encoding biotin synthase, whose translation MSIVRSLRPVLPRPAIALSRGHAVAVDAPFLPPPPSVQNTERRRWVDGDIRHDWRRSEIQNIFDGPLMETIFRAASVHRMHQDASRIQLCTLMNIKTGGCTENCKYCSQSSSYKTETKASRLVGIEPVLVAAREAKANGSTRFCMGAAWRDLAGKKSGFERILEMVREVRGMGMEVCTTLGMLTPDQARRLKEAGLSAYNHNLDTSREYYPEVVTSRTYDERLSTIENVRQAGISVCSGGILGLGEQDEDRVGLIHEVSRMTQHPESFPVNTLVPIPGTPLADNDPVQVHTVLRTIATARIVLPKTIIRLAAGRHTFSEVEQAMAFMAGANAIFTGEKMLTTPCSGWDEDKNMLERWGLRGQKSFEDQKKVKMGGACTRHVQGEETGASAVL comes from the exons ATGTCTATTGTTCGCTCCCTCCGGCCAGTCCTCCCGCGCCCCGCTATAGCGCTCTCCAGAGGACACGCCGTTGCAGTCGATGCCCCTTTCTTGCCCCCACCGCCCTCTGTCCAAAACACAGAGAGACGACGGTGGGTTGACGGCGATATCAGGCATGACTGGAGGAGGAGTGAAATACAAAACATATTCGATGGACCATTGATGGAGACTATCTTTAGAGCG GCAAGTGTGCATAGGATGCATCAGGATGCTTCCAGAATTCAGTTATGTACTTTGATGAATATAAAGA CTGGTGGCTGCACTGAGAACTGCAAATACTGTTCTCagtcttcttcttacaAGACAGAAACTAAAGCCTCCCGTCTTGTCGGTATTGAACCTGTTTTAGTGGCCGCTCGCGAAGCCAAGGCCAACGGGTCTACAAGATTCTGTATGGGTGCTGCATGGAGAGATCTTGCCGGCAAGAAATCTGGGTTTGAGAGGATCTTGGAGATGGTCAGAGAGGTCAGAGGGATGGGAATGGAAG TCTGCACTACCCTTGGTATGCTTACTCCAGACCAGGCTAGAAGGCTCAAAGAGGCCGGTCTGAGTGCCTACAACCATAATCTCGACACGTCTAGAGAATATTATCCCGAG GTTGTTACCTCTCGAACATATGATGAGCGATTGAGTACTATTGAAAATGTTCGCCAAGCTGGTATCTCTGTTTGTTCGGGTGGTATACTTGGCTTGGGTGAGCAAGATGAGGACCGAGTGGGCCTCATTCACGAGGTTTCTCGAATGACTCAACACCCCGAATCATTCCCCGTCAACACTCTCGTCCCCATTCCTGGTACGCCTCTAGCAGACAACGACCCCGTTCAAGTTCACACTGTTTTGCGAACAATTGCCACAGCTCGAATTGTCTTGCCTAAAACCATTATTCGTCTCGCGGCAGGAAGACATACATTCTCTGAAGTTGAACAAGCCATGGCATTTATGGCAGGCGCCAACGCAATCTTTAcaggagaaaagatgttaACCACGCCTTGTAGCGGATGGGATGAAGACAAAAATATGCTGGAAAGGTGGGGACTGAGAGGCCAGAAAAGTTTTGAAGACCAGAAAAAAGTTAAGATGGGTGGCGCTTGTACCCGACATGtacaaggagaagaaactGGCGCAAGTGCCGTGCTCTAA